From a single Stackebrandtia endophytica genomic region:
- a CDS encoding copper chaperone PCu(A)C — protein MTITNRSLRAVASAAALFTALVLLAACGGDATADQTADDSADTAAILEISDAWVKTAESGMSAVFATVTNPGDTDVAVVGAQSELSVVELHEVAMVDGEMKMREKDGGFVIPAQSGHQLEPGGDHLMLIDIDRPIQAGDEVTVTLTLDTGETITFTAIAKDFAGGNEEYEHDESGH, from the coding sequence ATGACCATCACGAATCGTTCGCTGCGCGCGGTCGCCTCCGCCGCCGCCCTGTTCACCGCGCTGGTGCTGCTGGCCGCCTGCGGCGGCGACGCGACCGCCGATCAAACCGCCGATGACTCGGCCGACACCGCGGCGATCCTGGAGATCTCCGACGCCTGGGTCAAGACCGCCGAATCCGGGATGTCGGCGGTGTTCGCGACGGTGACCAACCCCGGTGACACCGATGTCGCCGTCGTCGGCGCCCAAAGCGAACTCTCGGTCGTCGAACTGCACGAGGTCGCCATGGTCGACGGCGAGATGAAGATGCGGGAGAAGGACGGCGGATTCGTCATACCCGCCCAATCCGGCCACCAACTGGAACCCGGCGGTGACCACCTGATGCTCATCGACATCGACCGACCGATCCAGGCGGGGGACGAAGTCACCGTCACTCTGACCCTCGACACCGGGGAGACCATCACCTTCACCGCGATCGCCAAGGACTTCGCCGGCGGAAACGAGGAGTACGAGCACGACGAGTCGGGTCACTGA
- a CDS encoding ABC transporter substrate-binding protein: MTTRRNILATAALALVVSLPLAACSTSDEGTPGSNTVSVAVLGPGSLQWLHAIAKDQGFYEDHGVTIEDIQVQNSGALVQAVASGSANAGIALGDNVIKAVDEGADVRITGALIQKPALRLYGAPGVDDVADLAGTEVTAGATEGGTYELMLYMLQEAGVDTSGLTPVAIANSSDRVVAMQNDQVQGALLIPPFDTLAEDAGANMLGWYDEYWLETPAVVNGPWADENPEAARGFTQGLADAAKFFHDEANAAEVVRVLQEYANVDEAAAQAAYDFIRPNEIFSPDLSIEEAGLTKIAEISAAVSGKDISGFNPADYIDDSYLKE, from the coding sequence ATGACGACACGACGAAACATCTTGGCCACCGCCGCATTGGCGCTGGTGGTCAGCCTTCCGCTCGCGGCATGTAGCACCTCTGACGAGGGCACTCCCGGCAGCAACACCGTGAGCGTGGCCGTCCTCGGCCCGGGTTCACTGCAATGGCTGCACGCCATCGCCAAGGACCAGGGCTTCTACGAAGACCACGGTGTCACCATCGAGGACATTCAGGTGCAGAACTCCGGTGCACTGGTGCAGGCGGTGGCCTCCGGCTCCGCCAATGCCGGTATCGCGCTGGGCGACAACGTGATCAAAGCCGTCGACGAGGGCGCCGACGTGCGCATCACCGGCGCATTGATTCAGAAACCGGCACTGCGTCTCTACGGCGCACCCGGTGTCGACGACGTCGCCGACCTGGCCGGCACCGAGGTCACCGCCGGTGCCACCGAGGGTGGTACCTACGAGTTGATGCTGTACATGCTCCAGGAAGCCGGAGTCGACACCAGCGGATTGACCCCGGTGGCCATCGCCAACTCCAGCGACCGGGTCGTGGCGATGCAGAACGACCAGGTGCAGGGAGCCCTGCTCATTCCGCCGTTCGACACCTTGGCGGAGGATGCCGGAGCGAACATGCTGGGCTGGTATGACGAATACTGGCTGGAGACCCCGGCCGTCGTCAACGGTCCGTGGGCCGATGAGAACCCCGAGGCCGCTCGCGGCTTCACCCAGGGCTTGGCCGACGCGGCGAAGTTCTTCCACGACGAGGCCAACGCCGCCGAAGTGGTGCGGGTCCTCCAGGAATACGCCAATGTGGATGAAGCTGCGGCGCAGGCCGCATACGACTTCATCCGCCCCAACGAGATCTTCTCGCCCGACCTGTCGATCGAGGAGGCCGGGTTGACCAAGATCGCCGAGATCAGCGCCGCCGTGTCCGGCAAGGACATCAGCGGTTTCAACCCCGCCGACTACATCGACGACAGCTACTTGAAGGAGTAG